Proteins encoded together in one Amblyraja radiata isolate CabotCenter1 chromosome 11, sAmbRad1.1.pri, whole genome shotgun sequence window:
- the LOC116978227 gene encoding cytochrome b-c1 complex subunit 8, with protein sequence MGHGFGNLARVRHIITYTLSPFEQRAFANYFSKGIPNSWRRFREHVFRVVPPFVISYMVYTWGNRAHELSMKKNPADYANDN encoded by the exons ATGGGTCACGGGTTTGGAAACTTGGCCAGGGTGCGGCACATCATCACCTACACCCTCTCCCCGTTTGAACAGAGGGCCTTTGCAAACTACTTCTCCAAAGGCATCCCCAATTCATGGAGGCGGTTCCGTGAGCATGTTTTCCGCGTTGTGCCCC CATTTGTGATATCGTACATGGTTTACACCTGGGGCAACCGCGCACACGAATTGTCTATGAAAAAGAACCCTGCCGACTACGCCAACGACAACTAG